The Cyclopterus lumpus isolate fCycLum1 chromosome 3, fCycLum1.pri, whole genome shotgun sequence genome includes the window tctttcattgcaGACATTTTGTCATCCCACAGAAGGAAAAGCAGAGgcctaaataataataataataataataataataatagcgtGATTAATAGCGACAGAATCCCATGTAGTCGACCACTTCCAGGGCTCTGGTGtcgtgcatgctggctcactggcaGGGCCTACTGGGGGACGCTTTCATGCTACCAGTTAGACCTGTTAGGGCAAGACAATGTAACCGGCCTTTAtttgtgcatgtgcatatgtcCGCCGTtctgtttttataaagaaacaGTGAGAGCAGGGCACCAGGGCCGTGCTccgtttaacacacacactcagtagcTCACTTCATAAATAGGCCTTAGCACCAAATTAAGATCAAAGACCCTTTCTGATCGTCAACATTGGCGTCGGCGTAGACTCTAACAACTGCAGCAGTAACTGGTGCATTTTTACATCAAATTTCACAAGGCAGCAAAAAGAACCAACGCCAGCGAAATCGCGTCTGTGAAGCTGATGTCTGCTGCTTGGCCCAGATACATCACCCTGTCTGGATGCCGCGTAGCAACAAGGCGTCTGATCAAAGAGCGTAGGAGGGAGGAATGAAGCGGGGGAAACGGAATAAGGACTGAGGAAACACAGACTGCTGGAAATCAGAAACAAGGGGAGTCGCAGAGGGAAGGAGATTAATAGACGGAGGAGGGGTGTTTGGAAGAGCAGTGGAAGAAAGACGGAGGTCCATTGGTGGTGCGAGATGATGCTGCGGGGGAGTTCTTCTGCAGGAAACCAATATTTTGTGGAGAAGAACCCAATTGGGTCTTCGTTCTTCGGTCTCATCTCAGAAATTAGAAATGTCCTTGTCACGTTAATGAAATTAACTTAAAACCGTGTGGACGCTGTCCAGCGAGCACACGGCCGCATGTCTTATAGCAGCAGGGCCGGAGAAAgaggttcagtgtgtgtgtttggtgctgATTACACGGAGGGGATAATATGATGCTGGAATGTCTAGCGTGGTGCAAAAAAGCCACAAGAAGTGAGAGAGGAATGTATCTGCGCCCCCCCCCAACATCAGAGCCAGGAGAGCAGAGAGCAAACACCGCGAATCAACTGTTCACATTTCGACACATTCCAAACCtggacataaaaacaaacagggTTCTCTCCTCCGCtcagtgatttatttttattttattgtaaacatgatATAACACTCAGATGTGGGAAGTGGGTCATTATATTTTCTCTCCCTGGTgattttattctactttttgttttctgcagaTCAGGAGCAgaattctttattttaaaaaagaggggGGGATACTCTTATTAAAGCAGGTTTTTGATGGGTGTCACAACAATATTTTATACAGCAAAATACAGCATAAAGTTATGAAATGTATCAATATATTGACCATCGATAAAGTCCAGAATAAAAACGATGGTGCTGGTTTCTACTATGTCTCATGTCATGTTTCACTGGATCAGATTTTAGTTCAGATTTGCATAAATTATGCCCTGATATCGGCCCTCCACCTCAAAgcaatatgaatattaaaacatatagTACAGTTtgccataaataataataatatctgaaatatattctAGTAGTACGCCATACAAATGTCCTAAAAATATAATCATATTTTACGCCGTTAAAATATCATAACAATATCATTGACAATAATTCATGATATGGCATGCTATAAAAAGTTATTGTACAGTTTTCCATAAGAGCCATAAAAAATGTCGGAGTATATgcaaaagaaattacaaaagaTATCATAGTATATAGCATGCcgtaaaaatgtcaaaacatatcatagtatagtatggcATGAAGATTTCATTAGAAATAAATCATTGTATGGTATGCTATGAACAGGTCATAATATAGTATGTTATATAAACTGCcattaaaaagtaatagtaTGAACTAACTCCCTGCATAAGTTCTCCCAGCAGAGAGAACTGTCACCAGGTATGAAGAGCACGTTGCATGCAGCGTCTGATTCCCTAACCCAGGTGACGTAATGGCCTCGTGCAGCATGTCCGTGTCACAGCTGAgtgctgccccctagtggatACTTGATTTACATGCGCCTGGAAACACAGAACCGTTTGCATCATAAGTGCTGCACATTGGAGCTATCTTGTATTAGTATCAGTGGGCAGAGTGACATTCttcaggaaaaacacaaaaggataatgttaaataaatgaccAAGGATGGACACGTTAATCATTGCATTCAGCTGTGACACCTATGATGTAGTGTATTGGAAATAAAATTATGACTTTCATGTCATTCAGGTTACACAAGAGACAGGTATCATCCGCAAAAGTGTCACATGCTGGGGCCCAAATTGACCTTGTTTGTGCTCTCTGGTCAGGTTGAAGGTAATTGTGTGCTCTGGTCTCTGTATTGAATATGTTGAATCTTCCCAGTTTGGGTGAGCCCGACATTTGACATGACCATTACTGAAATTATCATATTTTGAATTAGCTGAAACGCCatataattgtgtatttattgtatattaatgtgttgaAGATAAGAATCAAATGTTCAGCTGCAATTCAGTCCAGGTTGTGTGTGTAACAACATGCAGCCTCATGCGGGTCTCAAACACTTCTGTCCAAGTatgatattctatatttattctACGACTATTTTGTGTGAAAGtgttattagattttttttgtttatgccTGTTTTGACCATGATACAAATTATGGAATCATTGTCTTGCATTTATCATTGGCATCATAGCATCATACAACTATATTCAAAGTGTCGCATGCCAAAGGCCATGATAACGATGAAAGCTATTTCGTAATGTTGCCAATGACTCGTTTACTTTGGCTGAACCATTCAACCAGTGGAGGACTTGTGAGGCGCTGGTGGCTCCAGTTGCCATTGCCCAATCAGATGCCAGCTCACATCCCGGGGGCCCACCTTTGCACGATTGCCATTGGTTGAATCTTAAAGAGCAGTGGTGTTATGGGCGGGGTCTGTTGCACTAAGGTGTCCAGCTGTCGGACGTAACGTGATAACTCAGCACCTGGACTCCGGGAGGAAAGAAGAGACGAGCAGCCTGCCCCCTCTGCCTGTTATCTACGGGTAAGTGAACGACGGTGTAATGGTCATAATAATGCGGCGTGACGTGTGCTAAAGTGTTGAAGTGGCACGGTTCAGGAAACAAAGGACATACTGGACGTTTGACGTCACCGGAGTTATTCGAGGTAGTTCGCCGCAATTTAAGTGGCAGAGAAGGTGCGCGTGCATCTTATCGAAtgccaaaaaaagagagagagaaaggcttCGTCTTTGTTGACGTTATGCAACCGTGggtgccccccctcccctccccccctagCTAACCTACATGTTGGAGAAACAAGTCTTTTATCTCTAATGTGTGTTCGTTGTAACGTTAGCTCGTGCgtgcttgcgtgcgtgcgtgcgtaacATCATTATTGGTTCATAAATAATTCGCCAGTGGAACCACATTGCATGTATTCAAACAAAAGGGGGCACACAAAAAGACTGAATCtgtgaaaaatagaaaaaaagtagATGACACTTTCATCCACTTCCACATCAGAATGGTCACTGAGTGCCATTTGGTCTGTAAACACAACTGTGTACGAAGTACAGCATGCCGCTGCATAACCAGTCGTGTCCTGATAACTTGACCCTTCACCAGAAAAGGAGCGGTGCAGCAGCCATGGAGGCCTCAAGGAGACGAACCCAGCACGGGGCCAACGGGAAGGACTCTGAACAGGGGGAGCAGCCGGCACAATGGGGGAGAGCATGGTGAGTGGGTTAAAAGTTGGTTAAAAGCTTGTTAAAGAGTACATTCAGATACTACGGGTACTGCCTTTGGATTATTGCATACATACATTTTGGAATCATATCTCGATATCGTCTTTATTATGGCGTAATTACTGATCGCCAGATCATCAGACTGTATTGTTGTTTGGGGGCATGCCAAGGAGTCAGGAGTGAAAATACACAATTCCCCTCAATTATCTGTCTCTTACTAGTTGCACATTGTAGTATAAAGTGCTGTAGTATAAAGTGCATCCTAGCGTTGTTCACTtgaagtttctttttcttttcttttttatctgacAAATGTCACTTTTGGTATGGTATAGTAAATACAGGAGGAGGCAAAGTTCATTGTCCCGAATAGTTTAGCGAGAAAAAATAACTCTGTAACagacatttattatttggaAAATAACAACGCAAAGCCATAACCTTCGTGTTACAAGATGTGGAATAGACATATCAGCTGTCAAGACGTGTGCATGTTTGATGTATGATAACACCAAAActtattttttaatcttcttttaATGTTGTGGTCTTCTAACACTGAATTTGACTTTCtagtaacattttaaacatcagGACCCCTCACAGTATAGACCTctgaacaaataaatagtaTTTCAGGGGACTTATTTGTTCTCAAGGTTTGTCCATTAAACACACAGTGTCCCCAAACGTTAAAAAAACCGCCCTCACACTGTGTCTGTGCCCATATCTGACTCACCCTCAGGGAGGTGGACTGGTTCTCCCTGGCCAGCGTGATCGGCCTCCTCTGCTTCGCCCCCTTCATCGTCTTCTACTTTGTGATGGCCTGTGACCAGTACCAGTGCTCCGTCAGCCAGCCCCTGTTGGAGTTGTTCCGAGGGGAGACTACGCTGCTCTCCATCTGGGCCCGGGCACCCTCCTTCACCTGGTCAGCTGCCAAGATATACGCCGCCTGGGTGGGCTTTCAGGTAAGAAGAAGGCGAgtgaaggaggggagagaagggagggggggggggtccattgTCCATTGTCTTTAGCTCTTGCTGTTGTGTCGTCCCTCAGGTGTTCCTGTACATGTGCGTTCCTGATGTGACTCATAAGTTTATTCCTGGCTACGTCGGTGGAGTGCAGGACGGAGCACGAACTCCTGCTggtaattacacacacacacacacacacacacacacacaccatagaaacacacagaccccccccccccccccccccacccctcgcTTTTATTCCACATGTATTACCAAGTATTGTCTCTCACCATCCAACCACAGGCCTGATCAACAAGTACGAGATCAACGGGCTCCAGTGTTGGCTGATCACTCACGCTCTGTGGTACGCCAACGCCCAGCATTTCCACTGGTTTTCTCCCACCATCATCTTCGACAACTGGATCCCCCTGATGTGGTGCACTAACATACTGGGCTACGCTGTGTCCAGCTTTGCTTTCGCTAAGGCCTACCTCTTCCCCACCAACTCTGAAGACTGGTGAGTgctgaaacacatgttcaagGATTCAAGGGTCATTTATTGATCATCATGCAACGGGCACGACGGAACATAGTTGTAGCCCGTTTGTAACACATGACAAACACAAGTAAACGGTAACATTTTCATCAGGGGGAAtgtaaacagcaacaacaaaaacaattctctCTTCAAATAATATTGCCGACATCTTCATCCTCAACATGAGgaaaacattgtccatcaacttACAACATGTTTGAGCACCAAGCATTATGATATTAACACAGGCtgaaaaaataactaaaaacaaTGTCACACGACCATCCACGTACACTGGGCATGCACTTGACGGTGTAAATAGGAAACAGATTTTCTCCACTGCAGGCGAAAAGAAGGACCAGAGATTTCTTTGCATGGACCAAAGTCGAGGTCGAACTGTCGCTCAGAGTCATGTGATCGGGGCTGGACGAATCGGGGAAGGACACAGTGTGACTGCTAAGACCCAATCGCGGGCGTCTCCGTCATCGTTTCCAAACAGCTCCGTTAACGTGCGACCACACCAGGGTGTAACCCCGGAGTTTACAAACTCTCTAAAACTCCAGCGTAGTAGGGTGCTCAGTGTAAACTTAATAAAAGATATgcgttttaaaaatgaaaatggccagagtcctcctcctctcgtgctGCTTCATCCTGGACGAACATTGGATCCAGGTCTCTGAAGATGAGGGCTCAACAGTCACATACCACCGTGGCTTCGCTGGTAGTCTTCTCTTCTACATCTGACAGCCAGCAGGAGGCCGAGTAGTGGAGGAGCCTCAGGTCCGAGccgggttagcttagctttccTTTACTGCTCCTCCCTGGAGCAGTTCGGTGGCGTTTGGTCTGGCAGGTCTGGCTGGGTGGTCGGCCCAAGAGTCGCTGCGCTTTTATCCAATCCCCAAACCTTTTGTCCCCAAAGATGGTGAATGTATTCTTTCACATGGCATTCGTGCTCCAGTAATAAACAcgaaaaaaagcaacaaattaAGACAAAATGTTTAGCTAAATTCATTGGCCCCACCGCCTTGTCTAGAAGATATACATGTTATCTATGTCTGCTGATAATATCTTAAAGGTAAACTATGTCTTCGCTATTAGTACACAACTGTATcagctgttttttgtgtgattctGCAGCAAGTTCACGGGGAACATCTTCTACAACTACATGATGGGCATCGAGTTCAACCCGCGCGTTGGCAAGTGGTTCGACTTCAAGCTCTTCTTCAACGGCCGGCCCGGCATCGTGGCCTGGACTCTCATCAATCTGTCCTACATGGCCAAGCAGCAGGAGCTGTACGGACACGTCACCAACTCCATGATCCTGGTCAACGTGCTGCAGGTGAGGCGCAACGAGGACGTTCGGTAAACCAGCGACCCGTGTACCGATCCCGCAGGGAGCCAGGAGTGCTGCAGAACGGAAGACGTAGAAACGAACGTGTTATATGAAACAGGAATTTCTTCATGATATGTCTCTTCTCACACATGTTGCATAACTTTAGAGTCTCTTACATGTGGAGGTTGTGCAAGAATCCTTCCTAATCGATTAACATTCAGCATTGACCACTAAATGTTAAAGATTGTGATGTTAAAGGGCTGATCCATTAATTGTTAATTGATATTGATTCTTAAAATCTAGAGATTGATTGGGCTGAACAGGTAAGCTCAAACTAAATGTAGCATAAGTTAAAACAGTTACAGCCGTTAATCTCCAGGATCTGCTTAAATTCATGATTGTAATTTATATTAGACTTTCATAATCAGAGAGGAAACATATAGCgctgagaaaaataaatcaacagcGGCAACACTTTTGGGATAGTACAACAAAAGGACCGCAGGCTAACAATAGATTTAGAAAATGGACACAGCAACCATAACGGTTCACTTTTCATGATGGAAAAACATCCAGTAGGCAGATCAGTGTCATGATGGAGCATGTTCTAGGCCCGTTTAAAAAGTGCATTATATATCATACAGCCCCATTAAACATAAGTGTCCATCATTAAGTTTATGGTCCTCTAGCTACAGTTTGAGCTCAACGTGATCCCatcattctttttaaataaattaaatctaaATTTAAATTGGATCTTTCTCGTAGGCCATTTATGTGCTGGATTTCTTCTGGAACGAGGCGTGGTACCTGAAGACCATTGATATCTGCCATGACCACTTTGGATGGTATCTGGGCTGGGGAGACTGTGTGTGGCTGCCATACCTCTACACACTGCAGGTAAAGCACATATGCATAACACATATTCATAACCCATATGCTTAACACGCAGTAGACATTAGGGCGTAAATGTGAGATGACGACTTACGTGGACCTTCGCGGCCTTCTGGGTTCATTTCTGTATCCGGTGTGTCAACTGGAAGCATGtggattaaataattaattaaatattaaaataaaaatacatttaaaataatataatgtgtgagtgtgttgtggtGTATTGTACACTCTAAGGtggacatttaaataaagttatattgAGTGACAGTAGCTGTAAATCCATGAATGTGTTCCGGCTCTCCAGGGTCTGTACCTGGTGTACCACCCGGTCCAGCTGTCCAACGCCCACGCCCTGGCCGTCCTGCTGCTCGGCCTGGTCGGCTACTACATCTTCCGCTCCACCAACCACCAGAAGGACCTGTTCCGGCGCACGGAGGGCTCCTGCTCCATCTGGGGCCGGAAGCCGGCGCACATCGACTGCTCCTACCGCTCCGCCGACGGCGGCGTCCACCACAGCAAGCTCATGACCTCGGGCTTCTGGGGAGTGGCGCGCCACCTCAACTACACGGGCGACCTGATGGGCTCGCTGGCCTACTGCGCCGCCTGCGGCTTCGGCCACGTCCTCCCGTACTTCTACATCATTTATATGACCATCCTGCTGGTACACCGCTGCGTGCGTGACGAGCACCGCTGCGGCAGCAAGTACGGCAAGGACTGGAAGCGCTACACGGACGCTGTGCCTTACCGACTAATTCCCGGGGTGTTTTAAAGCAGGAGGGCGGGGGGAacggggagggagggtggggctAAGATTTAAAAGGATTCAGAGTTCAGGGCAAGATAAACATGAGgggtgttttgtgtttcatgcGTATCCAGAATGCACCACACTGAGCATTGAACAGCACACGTGTGCAGGCAGCTGTACACGTGTGCTGTATGTGCAGGAACAGGCAGGTTATTGCTATATTCTAATTTGATACACCAGTCTGCTGCTTTCATTATGCTGTGACCAGTTAACACAGTTAAACACACTGTAACAGTACAATATAGCTGAGGAGCTATTAGGACCAGGTACTTAAACCAGAAGCCAAAATCAGGAAGAGATCTTGTCTGCAGTCAAAATACAACCCATTTGAAACATGCAGCCTATTATGGCCGGTATTTACATTTATAGTCAGGTGGCGACCTCTAATGGCCGTGCTCATAATGGCtggagcaaaggaggaagtcGGGTGACGTAGTGTAAGGAGTGACATATGTTTGCGTAGGGTGGAgatcgggggaggggggtggggggggggtgggggggggatatgtacgggtcaaacaaacacaggactttgacTCAGGAGACCACCGTTAGTGTGACCAATCCAAACCGTGATCCGTGATCTTTCCCTCAACCCAACCAAACTGCACCCGTTGGACAACGTTAAATTAATCACGTCACGACCGGCCCGTTTAAGTGTTAATCTCCTGCCTTTCTATAATGACCATAAGAAACGACGTGTTCATTCCTCACAAAGCGGTGACGTTCCCACGTTGCATTTTGTTTCATAGTCATTCATCAGGTTCCACTTTCTCAAATATGAGAATCGTGACGTTTTTTCCGTTTTATGTCTTTGTAAATGTATCACCTGTCAGGATTGTTTCTGGCTCATGTTCATGAAAATCGAATTCGACGACAGCACTTAGCACTCAGGTAACCTACGAGGAGAGCTTTTCATCACTCTGCCTTTTCAGACTAAATGAGTGATTAGTAATGTATTTATGAATCAATATTGActcatgttttgttgttgctcgaCTGGCTTAATGGACCAAATGTGATTGTTGGCTCGGCAGACAAGGCCTGCCTCATGAAAAGTAATCTTTATTTAAAGGTTGTCTGAACGCTCCGATTCACTCAGCCCGTTTCCCATCGGACTGCCGGTATGTTACAATAGTTTGGGTTGGCTTGGTAACGGGTCCGGTCCTTATATTATAGTTATAGAACAGTTTATTCATTCACTGAACCTGTAAAGTGTTCTGAAAATTACTTAAGTTAGTTGAATCTTTGTATTCGCTTTGTGTTGAACCAACATGTTGAGTAGCAGCTCTATGCTGATACATAGAAATGTCCAACCaccatgtttttatttcctcatGCCAGCACTGCCTTTCTTATAGCGATAAAGTCAAAAAACAAACTCATTTCTATTgactgtttgtttctttttctatttacaGTCAGAGTGGGGAAAAGGGTCAATTTGAGATTTGGGTatttatcaatatatatatatatatatatatataaacatatatatatatgtatatgtgtgtgtatatatgtatatatatatatatatatatgttttgcaaAACTACATATATTTGTGAATGTGAAGGCCAAAGCAGCTGATACAACAGCATCAACAGTGCATCATGGATTTAAAAAGACCACTTGAGGCCAGCTGATGTTGTTTCGGGTGTTCAACACTGGGGGGCAGCAGATGTCAGCTAATCCCAGTGTTCAGCTCAACGTACAGAGAGTTGTATTTACACATATCTCCAAAGGTGGAGTGGGTTTACCTAAAAGCACTTTAAATAGGAAACCAACTGCTCTAAACAAACCCCTGCAATATTATGTTAATGCAGGTcctctttaaaatatatattttttaaaagttctGAAATTGCATCTGCGCACAGCTCCCTTTAATTtgaaaagcaacattttgacaaactacaggccaaagaaaaaagatgaactCTCAGTCATAGTGTACTATAAAGCACAGAGATCACTGGTTTGAGGAGGTTGGAAGGAAAGTGCACCAGAAAAGGAAATTAACCCCTTGGATACACAACatttataatgaaaatatatatttctgcagATCATGTGACCTGATCAAAAGTTCCAAAGAAGCTGAATTGGCCTTGTGTGTTCTCCAAACTTTCCAAGGTCAGggatggattaaaaaataaatataaattgaaCGTTCAagttttgtcatttaaaaaaaggatgaaattCTGCTGCAACGTTGATACCAcatccaaaatatatttttaaggtGGATCAGAGTAGATAAAGACGCAGCCGTATATGATTTGACAGCTTGTTCTCAACTGTTTTTAGTAACCCCCCCCCCGTGGGCCCATTATGCCACGTAAGCACCAGTGCTCCCTGAACCTCCCCATCATACAAGTTATGGATGTGAATCCGTTATGATAATGGTAGACTcattaatccccccccctcGCCTTTGTTCGACGCTAACGCAATATGCAACCACATCACCAATCACTTCAGCCCCAAGTTAATTGATTCCCAAGTTGTCCCTGAAGGCGAGGAAGCGTTGGTCGAGATGGACGCTGCTCCGCCGTGTGGCGGCCCGGGTTCGCTCATAACCCGCTTGACAAATAGCTCCCTTCGAAAGAAGTGGAAATATGAATAGGTGCAGGATCGCTTTGCGACCACACTAAAAGCTCGGCTATTGAATTTGCGAGCATGCGAGTGCGGATCCTTCTGTATAAATGTCCATTGTGCTCAATAACATATCGTGGAAGGCCCTGAAAGGCGTAGGTAATGAGGGTCATGGAGAGAGTTGGGAGTCGGTGGAGTGAGAGAATGAGAGGCGaggcgagagaggaggagttaAGGGATACTTGGGGAGTTGGTGCCACTCCACAGCTACAGTTGGCTTGATTTCCTGAGAGGCCAAATTATCTTTTATTGGAAGCTTGGAGGGGGAGGTAAGAGACTTGTGGCTGAGAGTCATAAGACCGGGAGGAAAGGGGCACCTCGGTAGGGAGGCGAGTACATGATTCGTCAGCAAAACTGCGGGCACCCACCGATTCACACGTATACCGTGAAGTACAGCAGACCTCCCTGATAATCACGCCGCTGTGAGCGAGGTCAGATGGACCGGCTGCTCGTGGTTTGGTGGCGAAGGAGCAATTCCAGCCGTCACAATGTCAGTTTCTCGTAAGCTCGGGTGTGACGGTCGTGTTCATTGCGAGTGTGTCTTTATATAATTTCTTATACTTCCAACAGCCTGGCAACAAAAGCATCCATTAGTCGTCCTTACCTACCACGTCTACCTACAAGTACAAATCAAGTAACCTAACCTTCTGTTTCGAGGCCACGCTAGCAGCCATGGGTCTGACACTCAGTCGGCCCGCCGCTTCGCTTCCAGACTTGTATATCTCAATGACCATTTGATGGATTGTCATGAGGTTCCTCCAAGACCACATGTGCGACAACCGTTGGCGATCCCATGGCTTCTCCTCGAGCTCCACCATATCGATTGGATTGCCAAGACCATTTCATGTGACCCTCGGGACTTTGGGAGCCTTTCATGTAGCACCATCATTGGTATCATTTTATTTGAGCTCTACTTCAGTGCTGATTCAAAAACCTGTCAGCATGCAAACGTGCCTATTTAAGGTGCTGGCAAACACTCTGCCAATAAACACTTGCATTGCAATCGGTAGTACGTTAGCTtcctgatgttagcatttagctcaaagtgaAGCCTCACAGAGCCACAAGCGTCTGGTTTCCTTCTACTTCCCACTTCGCCAGCCTAACATCTCTGTTTCCCTCATCGTACATCTGACAGACAACAAAAGGAGTCACTCAAGTCTGCCTTTTGTTTTCGTTTTTCTGGATTCTTCCACTggccctctttccttcctttttctttttctgctctgACCTCCGACCTCAAGCCCGGTCTGTGCTGTTAGCTAATGAACGGATGACCCCGCTAGCTTGATGCTAAAGGTCAGGGCGAGTGGTTGACGCTGGCTTTAACGGGGCAAAGATACAGTACCGGCTCCCCCTCAATCTTAAACGTTATGACTCCAGAAGCATCTTTCTCGAGCCTGAAGCTAGACACCACGTCCCACCTAAACTCTTAAAAAACCTTCCTCTTTTGTGCTCCTCCAGACGTATTGAAGCAGGTCTCAAATTGAGAAAAGGGGTCCGCCAGAATAAGCTGACAGAATCCCACAACTACATTTTAGCCTTAACTCCTTGTAAGTCACAGAGAGAGTTGAATTAAAAAGGGATTAGTAGCAGGGAAAGAATTAGAGGGATTAAAAAGGATTCCCAGGCTGCGTCACAAATCCATAGCTGATGTGGTGAAAATGATTGGTTGGAGATGCTACATCTCATATTAACAAGGCTTGTGGGGCGTAGAGGCCCTCTCGTCACACACCAGCGGCCACACCGGCAGCAGCCCGGGCACCAAAGCGCTCATATGTTCGGGGTGTGGAAGTCAAGGGCCCGATTTCCTTCTACTTCCTTAGAGCTGATAGTCAGACTCCACTCGAGTGCAGCTTGAATCCCGCACCGCTAACGCTGAGCCAAATTAAGCTTGACAGAGGGGAGCGAGCCGCTGTGGCTGGAGTCACACTTTTACACTGTTTACTGGATTATTGAAGATGCTGAGAGATCGCCAGCATTGAAGTTCACCCCCGAAAACACAACCGACGGGCAGAAGGAGTGAATGACTTCCATTAAactcacagatacacacacacacacacacacacacacgcacacacacaccacgaaCTGGGCAAGTGGTTTGTT containing:
- the dhcr7 gene encoding 7-dehydrocholesterol reductase, whose amino-acid sequence is MEASRRRTQHGANGKDSEQGEQPAQWGRAWEVDWFSLASVIGLLCFAPFIVFYFVMACDQYQCSVSQPLLELFRGETTLLSIWARAPSFTWSAAKIYAAWVGFQVFLYMCVPDVTHKFIPGYVGGVQDGARTPAGLINKYEINGLQCWLITHALWYANAQHFHWFSPTIIFDNWIPLMWCTNILGYAVSSFAFAKAYLFPTNSEDCKFTGNIFYNYMMGIEFNPRVGKWFDFKLFFNGRPGIVAWTLINLSYMAKQQELYGHVTNSMILVNVLQAIYVLDFFWNEAWYLKTIDICHDHFGWYLGWGDCVWLPYLYTLQGLYLVYHPVQLSNAHALAVLLLGLVGYYIFRSTNHQKDLFRRTEGSCSIWGRKPAHIDCSYRSADGGVHHSKLMTSGFWGVARHLNYTGDLMGSLAYCAACGFGHVLPYFYIIYMTILLVHRCVRDEHRCGSKYGKDWKRYTDAVPYRLIPGVF